The nucleotide window GCAGTAATCTCGTTCGAAGTTCCGTCCGGCGCTACATCCGTTAAACGCACAGACAGTACAAGGTCTCTCGCGGTTGTACTCGCAAAAATTTTCGCGGCAATCGGACCGGACACGCGAAGATCAGCATTTGCCGGGGGAGTCGTATAGGTGAGCTCCGTAATTTCCGTCAGGCGATTATCCTTCGTACAAGGAAGGGCATCCGGAATCCCGGCCATCCACTGGTTCGTGCTTCCCGAGCAAATGCCATTCAACGGCTGCTGAAGCATTGTTCGGGAAGGCTCAGCATAGGAAGGTTTCTCTTTCGTCAACAGATTGCCGCTGCGCAGGTAAAATTTTTGGGCGGCGACATTCTTATGCGGCCATCCAGGCTGAACCTCGAAGCCCCCTTCGCCTAACACAAACTGTGTGACATCAGGAATTTTATTGATTTGAGTGTTGATGCCCATCAAATACTGGTCAAACCATCGTAAGGCCAGCTGGTCAAGGGCAGGTACATTGTCCGCAGGCAAGCCGCTGCCATAATTGCCGTGCGTCCAGTTGCCCATCAGAAGTTTGGTCTGTACGCCATTTGCTTTTAATTTTTCATAAAGGAGCGGCGTGCCGCGCTGGAACAGATCATGAAGTCCGCCTGTAAAAAATGCAGGAACATTAATTTGATCTGCTACCGCCAATGGCGAGCGCAGCTGTGCGGCGGGCCCATCGTATGCAAATTCCCCGCCCGTAATCGCCGAGCTGAGGGTGCTGACTGGAAAGCCGAGCGTTTGTCCGGTATGGCTCAACAGTAGGGTCGTTCCCATGATTGGGTCCGATAAAGTGTAGGAAGGGGGGAGCAGGCCGCTGCCTGTTACAAGCCCGAGCCAGAGTGGGATGAAGCCAGTGTTGATTAATCCTCCGGACATAAGGATATCACGGTACATATCACCCATCGGGACAATCGGAAAAATGGCTTCCAGGCCATCGGGATGCTGAGCTGCGGTCAACAACTGGTTGATTGCCCGGTAGGAGGAGCCGTACAGTCCAACCTTGCCATTGCTCCATGGCTGGGATGCTGCCCATTCGACGAGTTCTTTGCCATCACGCTGTTCGGCTTCGCCAAATGAATCCCAGGCCCCCTGGGAGGCACCGGTTCCGCGGACATCAACAACCACATGTGCATACCCGCGTTTAATAAAATACTCATTAAGGTTTTCAGTACTGCTGACATTCTTATTATAAGGGGTTTGCGTAAGAATGACGGGGAACGGTCCCGGTCCATCAGGAAGGTGGACGTCAGCCGCTAAAATAACGCCATCCCTCATCGTAATGAAAACATCTTTTTCTGTGGTAAAACTTGAAAACTGTTCCGGGCGTTCGTAGATGGTGTCTTCCCATTCAGAGCCTGTAACGGCAGCCTGGGAAGAGACGGGTCCTGTGAAAAGGCCGAACAACATAATGACAGCAATGGCAAAATGAATGAGTTTCATCAGCTGGCCTCCTGTAAAGGTTTACTTTTATCATACGAAACCACAGGCACCGCTCCTATCCCTATAAATGTCGTGTTCTGTTCGATGACAAAATAAAACAGTGTGATCCCCGAGGGGCCACACTGTTGAAAAGTTTATTCGTCTTCCTCACTCTGTCTGTTTGACTGCTCAGGAAGCGTATCCCAGAAGCTCGTATCAGCTGTCTCGATCGAGCCATCAGCAATGGCTTTTACCGTTGCATCAAGTGTGGTGATCGTCTGCTTGATCAGATAGCCATTGCTCTTTTGCCCTAATGCATAAGGCTCGTAATAATGATCGGACATTCCGCGCATTTCGAACAGGAGTGTTGAAATATCATAGCGGACAGCCGCGCCATTACGGCCGATGTTCGCTCCGTTGCCGCCGACATACTTCCCGATATGTCCCCAGCCTTTTTCCTCAAGGGTATTGTATACGATTGAGCCGAGCTTTTTCGAGCCTTCTAGTACCTCTGGCTTCACGGCTTCGTTCGTAGGATACAAAATGGAACCTGAAACAAGCTCGCCTTCTGTTTCGCTGAGGGTACCCTGGTGATGGAGGTCGATCATGTAATCGATATCATATTTAGCAAAAACATTTTCATGAAGCGCACGGGCTTCAGGCTGCATTTCGCTGGTTACCTTATCATGCTCACGGTTAAGGTCAATCTTGTTCGCATTATAGCGAGTCAGGTGGCGGTCGCCATCAGCAAGATAGTCTTCAAGTGAGAAGTCGACATCGCCCATTGCGCCATCTGCATTGAGCATTGGGATGACAAGAACATTCACATTCTCAAGTACACCGCCCGTTTTAGCAGTACCTAGATGTTTGATGAATTCCATCGCTCCCTCGGTTGTCAGCTGCTCATTCCCATGCTGCTGGGTCAGGAACAAGATGGTTGGGTTTTCAGGATTGGAGATATACTTAGCCATGTAAATATCACGGCCTTTCACCGTCTGGCCAATCACCTCCAGTTCCATTGCCTCCTGCTTGGCATCCTGGGTCTTCAGGTAATCAACTAAACTCTCATATGTATGCAAAATCGATGTCTGGATGGATCCATTGCCGGTATTCGGCCCATTACCGACAGCACCTGCCGGCAGAGCTATTGCAGTCACGGCGCCTAATGCCATCATGCTTGATAAGGATACGGAAAGAACCTTCTTCTTCAAAGTCATTGTCATTCCTCCTATTAATAGATTCAACTCTATTTTACGGAATATTATAAAAACGGTTAATAGAGTAAGATGCCTATTTAATAGACAAATTTCGAGTTGCTAAATAAGTAGTTTAGATAGAGTTTATTTTTGCCTAATAAGGGTTTAATAGGAAAAAAGTAATTAGTGATCGATCAGGATGTGATTGGAGAGGAAATCGTGATGAAAAAAGCGTGCTAAAAGGCGCACGCTTAGGAGTTGACATGGAGCGTATAATCAAAAAAAAAAGAAGCAAGGAAACCAGCTTCTAGCTTTTCTCCAGCTCCTCCTCAAAATAAAAAGTGCTGGGATGTTCTTTGACAGTGTATGAATATCTTTTCATGTTTTTCACATATTGAGACTTCATGATTGTCACTGTTTCGCCGGTTTCTTTGATACTGACAGATTGACCAGATTTATAAAGGTTGCTTGCGCTTTTCAATTAGCCACGCCCTTTCATGTTACCTTTATTATATCACATTTTCATGATCCCCATTTGTTAATCCATAACCGTTTTTTTGGCACTCCTAATTTTCCCAACTCCCTTAACGCTTGCACTATGCCTTTAATTCTGTTATTCTAAGGGAGAATTATTTTTGTTCGGTATGCAAGGAAAGAACATGCACTGCTTGATTCGCCTGGATATCACTGAGACAAGAATAGTAACAAATTGTGTGGATATCACACTGGGAGGCAACAAAAATGGAAAACGGTAAAGTAAAATGGTTCAATGCAGAAAAAGGTTTCGGATTCATCGAGCGTGAAGGTGGAGAAGACGTATTCGTACACTTCTCAGCTATCCAAGGCGAAGGCTTCAAGACTCTTGAAGAAGGCCAAGAAGTATCTTTCGACGTTGAGCAAGGTGCTCGTGGACCACAAGCAGCTAACGTTACAAAACTATAATAACGGATTAGCCCATACAAACAAGTCCTGATTTGATCAGGGCTTGTTTTTTTATATTTGATTCTGGTGAACTAGACTGTTGATCTGACAGTGTTGAAAACTAAACGGAAAAGTTATGAATTGTCCTGTCTATACAAAAATCACCAATGGACGATAACAGAGCTAATAAACATAGCAAAAAACCCCACTCGAAACGAGTGGGGTTTTTACTTTGGTAAAGCAATGGTTGTTTTCATTATAGCATAAGATTTAGAGGCACTGTGAAAAAAGTTTATTTTAAAATTTTGGAAGAAACCTGATAATTTCAGAATTTTCCGTTGAAGAATCGTTAAGTCAGGTGGATAATAGATATAGGTCATTATTCTTAATCATAAGAATTCCGGGGGATAAAATGATAGATTTCATTAAAGATTTGATCTTGCATTTTTTCATCATACTCTCACTCGGCTTCATGTATAACTTTTTGTGGATGCAGAAGCGCTCGGTATATAAGAAACAAATCTTTAAAATGGCAATCTTGGCGACGCTGTTGGTCACAATGGCATTGCCTGTCAGGTTCCATGGCGGCATGGAGTTCGATTTTAAGCTGATTCCTGTCTTTATTGCCTTCTTTTATTTAAGCAGGACGGATGGGCTTTTAATTGCAATGGTGCTGCTGCTGTTACAAAGCCTGGTTGAGATAGAAAGACTGCCGATTGTAGCCGTCAATTACGGGGTTATCATCATTCTGTTTTTTGCGATTGAGAAGCCTTATAAAACATCGACGGTCAATCGGAGAATCGCGTTTGGGCTCTTTGTCTATGGTTTAGTTACCGCTACAAGGCTTGCTGCATTGATTAAATCTGGCCATGCAGGCGACTACATGTATTTGGTTGTCTTTTCGCTCGTTTCATTCATTGCCTTATCGCTATTCATATATATCATTGAAATGACCAATTTACAGCTCAAGCTTATGCATGAACTTCACAAGGCGGAGAAATTCTCGGCCATCAGTCAGCTTGCTGCATCGGTTGCCCATGAAATCCGTAACCCGATGACGACAATCAGAGGCTTCATGCAAGTCCTGCAGGGAGAAAGGAACCTGAGTGACGACCAGAATCTCTTCATTACCATTTCTCTTCAGGAGCTTGACCGAACCCAGACAATCATCAATAATTTCCTGGCGCTGGCCAAACCAAATACAGGATCGATGGATCAAATCGACCTGAGTGCCATTTTGAAAGAAACGACTGCGTTCATGAGATCCTATTCCCATCTCGGCAATACAGAATTGGTAGAAGCAATCGATAAGAATCTCTGCATCAAGGGAGATGCGCATGAACTCAGGCAGGTATTCATCAATATCCTGAAAAACGGGATTGAAGCAATGCCTTCGGGCGGAAGTATTTTCATCATCGCCAAGGTTGACAAGGATAATGTAAGGATCGAGTTCCGTGATGAGGGCATCGGCATGACAAAGGAGCAACTCGCCCGGATCGGTCACCCTTATTACTCAACAAAGGAAAAAGGCACCGGCCTCGGGATGATGATCTCCTATGATATCGTCCAAAGAATGAGAGGCAAAATTAATGTCGAGAGTGAAGAAGGCAAGGGCACGACCTTCACAATCCTTCTGCCTTGCGGGTAATAAAATTTCTTGTAAAGAAGGCAGGAAAGCTGTCTTCTTTTTATGATTCCAGATGAATTTTAGTGCCCCGAAATACAATCTTAAGCTATAATAATTTTTAAAAGATTTCTATAATTGTTCCACGGGAAGGGGTAATGGACATCATGACAAATTTTAATACGTATTTTCTGATGAATGCAGATGAGGTCATTCCTTATGTAAAAGCAAAGACCGACTTTTTTGATAGAGAAGCGAATTTAAGCTGTGATGAAATAGGCGATGGAAATTTGAACTATGTGTTCCGTGTTCGCGATGAACAGACCGGGAAATCACTGATTGTCAAACAGGCTGGGGATACGGCGAGGATTTCCGACGAGTTCAAGCTGTCAACCAACCGCATCCGGATCGAGTCGAATGTGCTGAAGCTTGAGGGTGAGCTGGCTCCGGGATTGGTGCCTGATGTGTACCTGTATGATGATGTAATGAATTGCTGTGTGATGGAGGATCTTTCTGATCATACAATCCTGCGTACGGCTCTCAATGAGGGAAGAATGTTTCCCAGGCTTGCGGATGACCTGACGACATTCATGGTGAATACACTATTGCTGACTTCCGATGTAGTCATGGAGCATAAAGCAAAGAAGGCACTTGTTCAGGATTATATCAATCCGGAATTATGCGAAATTTCTGAGGACCTCGTATACTCAGAACCTTTTACAGACCATAACAGCCGTAATGATTTGTTTCCTGCCAATAAGGAGTGGATTGAGGAGAACATCTATGGTGACGATCAATTGCGCTTCGAAGCAGCCAAGCTGAAGTTTGCGTTCATGACCAATGCCCAGGCACTTGTTCATGGCGACCTTCATTCTGGTTCTGTTTTTGTAAAAGAAGATTCTACAAAAGTAATCGATCCGGAGTTCGCGTTCTACGGGCCAATGGGATATGACGCAGGAAACGTGATTGCCAACCTGATGTTTGCGTGGACAAGGGCATATGTGACGAATGCTGACGAGAAGTATAGCGAATGGCTGGAGCAGACGATCAAGGATACAGTCGATCTATTTACCGAGAAATTCCTAACCAGCTGGAAGGAAAACGTGACGGAAATCATGGCCAAGGAGCAGGGTTTCGACCGCTGGTACCTGGACGCTGTTCTCCAGGATACAGCGGCAGTTACGGGAATGGAGATGATCCGCCGTATTGCGGGATTGGCAAAAGTGAAGGATTTAACTTCCATTGCCGATGAACATCAGCGCGTAACAGCCGAGAGAATCTGCCTGACAGCGGCGAAGCAGTTCATCCTGAATTCAGCTGCCTCCAAAACAGGTGAACAGTTTTTACAAGTATTAAAGGATTCAGCATCAAGCTATAATATGCGATAATAAGACCGTTCCAATCTTTAGGGAAGGCTCTTTTCTAAAACTTTGTAGCTATTTGCTGTAAAAATGCATTGAATGACCTAGGTAACTTCGCTAAATGGACGATTTAGACGAGAAAAGAGCTTGCAACTAGATACCGACCAGCAAAATGCCTAATCATACGTTAAAATCGGCTTTAGGATTTTAACAACAATCATTACGAAAACAGCCTTAGGGAAAGAGAGGCGCAGAATATGTTGCTTCTGGAAGAACGGATGAAAGTCGTAGAGTACGGCAAGAAAATCATCACAAGTGGGCTCACAAAGGGAACTGGCGGTAATATCAGCATTTTCAACCGGGAAAAGCAGCTGGTTGCCATCAGTCCAAGCGGGATTGATTACTTCGAAACGAAGCCTGAAGACGTCGTGGTCATTAATCTGGATGGCGAGGTTGTTGATGGGAGCAAGAAGCCATCGAGCGAGCTGGATATGCATCTGGTTTTTTACCAGCGCCGCGAAGATATAGGCGCGCTTGTCCACACCCACTCGCCATATGCCAAAACAATCTCGGCCCTGGGCTGGGATATTCCGCCGGTATCCTATTTGGTGGCGTTTGCCGGCCCGAATGTAAGATGTGCTCCTTACGCAACATTCGGGACGAAAGAGCTGGCGGAAAAGGCCTTTGAGGGCATGGTGGACAGAAGGGCGGTCCTGCTTGCGAATCATGGATTGATTGCCGGAGCGCATAATATCGAAACAGCATTCACTGTCGCGGAAGAAATCGAATTCAGTGCCCAGATTTTTTACCAGGCCAAAGCGATAGGTGAGCCAACATTGCTTTCAGATGAAGAAA belongs to Mesobacillus sp. AQ2 and includes:
- a CDS encoding CocE/NonD family hydrolase, translating into MKLIHFAIAVIMLFGLFTGPVSSQAAVTGSEWEDTIYERPEQFSSFTTEKDVFITMRDGVILAADVHLPDGPGPFPVILTQTPYNKNVSSTENLNEYFIKRGYAHVVVDVRGTGASQGAWDSFGEAEQRDGKELVEWAASQPWSNGKVGLYGSSYRAINQLLTAAQHPDGLEAIFPIVPMGDMYRDILMSGGLINTGFIPLWLGLVTGSGLLPPSYTLSDPIMGTTLLLSHTGQTLGFPVSTLSSAITGGEFAYDGPAAQLRSPLAVADQINVPAFFTGGLHDLFQRGTPLLYEKLKANGVQTKLLMGNWTHGNYGSGLPADNVPALDQLALRWFDQYLMGINTQINKIPDVTQFVLGEGGFEVQPGWPHKNVAAQKFYLRSGNLLTKEKPSYAEPSRTMLQQPLNGICSGSTNQWMAGIPDALPCTKDNRLTEITELTYTTPPANADLRVSGPIAAKIFASTTARDLVLSVRLTDVAPDGTSNEITAGWLAASHRAVDDSKSRYLDGENIQPWHPFTRTAVQEVKPYEVMELDVEIFPSNFVIKEGHKLRVAVGPSDFPHSMSPLPQLLDQLGGVATILNNSKYPSSIVLPVVEE
- a CDS encoding ATP-binding protein, with protein sequence MIDFIKDLILHFFIILSLGFMYNFLWMQKRSVYKKQIFKMAILATLLVTMALPVRFHGGMEFDFKLIPVFIAFFYLSRTDGLLIAMVLLLLQSLVEIERLPIVAVNYGVIIILFFAIEKPYKTSTVNRRIAFGLFVYGLVTATRLAALIKSGHAGDYMYLVVFSLVSFIALSLFIYIIEMTNLQLKLMHELHKAEKFSAISQLAASVAHEIRNPMTTIRGFMQVLQGERNLSDDQNLFITISLQELDRTQTIINNFLALAKPNTGSMDQIDLSAILKETTAFMRSYSHLGNTELVEAIDKNLCIKGDAHELRQVFINILKNGIEAMPSGGSIFIIAKVDKDNVRIEFRDEGIGMTKEQLARIGHPYYSTKEKGTGLGMMISYDIVQRMRGKINVESEEGKGTTFTILLPCG
- a CDS encoding cold-shock protein → MENGKVKWFNAEKGFGFIEREGGEDVFVHFSAIQGEGFKTLEEGQEVSFDVEQGARGPQAANVTKL
- a CDS encoding M14 family zinc carboxypeptidase — its product is MTLKKKVLSVSLSSMMALGAVTAIALPAGAVGNGPNTGNGSIQTSILHTYESLVDYLKTQDAKQEAMELEVIGQTVKGRDIYMAKYISNPENPTILFLTQQHGNEQLTTEGAMEFIKHLGTAKTGGVLENVNVLVIPMLNADGAMGDVDFSLEDYLADGDRHLTRYNANKIDLNREHDKVTSEMQPEARALHENVFAKYDIDYMIDLHHQGTLSETEGELVSGSILYPTNEAVKPEVLEGSKKLGSIVYNTLEEKGWGHIGKYVGGNGANIGRNGAAVRYDISTLLFEMRGMSDHYYEPYALGQKSNGYLIKQTITTLDATVKAIADGSIETADTSFWDTLPEQSNRQSEEDE
- the mtnK gene encoding S-methyl-5-thioribose kinase yields the protein MTNFNTYFLMNADEVIPYVKAKTDFFDREANLSCDEIGDGNLNYVFRVRDEQTGKSLIVKQAGDTARISDEFKLSTNRIRIESNVLKLEGELAPGLVPDVYLYDDVMNCCVMEDLSDHTILRTALNEGRMFPRLADDLTTFMVNTLLLTSDVVMEHKAKKALVQDYINPELCEISEDLVYSEPFTDHNSRNDLFPANKEWIEENIYGDDQLRFEAAKLKFAFMTNAQALVHGDLHSGSVFVKEDSTKVIDPEFAFYGPMGYDAGNVIANLMFAWTRAYVTNADEKYSEWLEQTIKDTVDLFTEKFLTSWKENVTEIMAKEQGFDRWYLDAVLQDTAAVTGMEMIRRIAGLAKVKDLTSIADEHQRVTAERICLTAAKQFILNSAASKTGEQFLQVLKDSASSYNMR
- a CDS encoding L-fuculose-phosphate aldolase, whose translation is MLLLEERMKVVEYGKKIITSGLTKGTGGNISIFNREKQLVAISPSGIDYFETKPEDVVVINLDGEVVDGSKKPSSELDMHLVFYQRREDIGALVHTHSPYAKTISALGWDIPPVSYLVAFAGPNVRCAPYATFGTKELAEKAFEGMVDRRAVLLANHGLIAGAHNIETAFTVAEEIEFSAQIFYQAKAIGEPTLLSDEEMARLSEKFKTYGQR